Within the Malus sylvestris chromosome 4, drMalSylv7.2, whole genome shotgun sequence genome, the region tcatacgctttttccaaatctttaATGCAACGAAGACAATTCTCAACTTTCAATATATACAAGAATAATGTACAGAAGTTTTTATTATCATGTAGGTATGTtacacaaaagtatcatgcTCATACTACATCAACACGAGTTTTAGAACTAAATAGTACCTTGGAAAACCGTAAAGTAATATCCAACATGAAGAAACCTGATTTCCCTTCTCAACTATGTTGGCAATTAATACTAGTGGTCATTGTGCAAAGTATTCAAGCTGATACGAAATGATCATGCTAACAAGACTTTTTCATTCAAGTGTGGAAGTATGTATAGCAGGGTGATGACTTCCTCTCATCGTTTATTTCACGAAAATCTAGCTATGAATCAACTATATAATAACGGAAGTACATTTTTTCTGCCATAGAACTCTTATACGAATCATCTGATGCTCTAAAGTATTAATGGACGAAGAATAATAGGTCAGAGTTTACAAACCTGCAAACAAGCATAAGTAATTGCAGTAGCAAAGTAGAAATTTGCATTGCCAGTGCCCTGCAAGTTTGAAAAAAGTCCTTATTCATAAGAATCACTTGTATTTCATGCCAACATTCAGAACAAGTGAACTATAGAGAGAGCCATACCCTCCATATCCATAGGTTGTGCATCACAGGGCTAAGGAGGGAAATGCCAACATAAACACTGAAGAGGCAGAAAGAGAATCGCATTTCTGCATATCGTAAAATACAAGTTTTAATATGTCAAACCATGTAAAATGCataaagtgaaagaaaaaaaaataaaaaaagtgaaCCTACTGACTTGCCTGACAGTTCATTAACAAACCAGCCCAACAAACCAAAGTACAGAGCTGAATCCCCAACCTAAGCGATATTTCAAGAATAATagacaaagcaagaacaaaatatcAGGTCGCCCATCACAAAATAAGAAGCACAGGCATTGAGACTTTAGCTTCAGTACCAGTGTAAAGTGGGAGACTTCTAAAGCAAATGGGGAACTTACAGAAGGATAAGACTTAAGCATTGAGGAGATGGTGATGTAGACAAAAGCAAGAAAGCACGGACGATGCTTCAGTCGTATGGCCAATGGAAATATCAAAAAGAGAATATTCATTTGGAAAACTATCAGGAAGAAATTTCTGAAAAAATCGAAGACCTCTGCAAAGAAATACCTGcatcaaaatattaaatgaatgaTTAAATTAATGCCACATCTCAAAGAGAAATTTAACTGCTCCAAAATCCAGTTGCAAGGTAATTTGGGGCTTACCATAAGACACCTATATTTGGAGACAAATCTTGCACAGTGAGAATGAAACCATACATTCTGCAAGAACAAGCCATAAATTTTAGGAAAAAATAGATTACTGatttaacaataaaataaaatttctaagAGCAACCCTTCATATCAGAGGAAGCACAGCATTTATGAGGCAAAAAGCTAACACCCATAACATTAAAGGCAAGCATAAAAGTCTAACCACATTTGTTATTGGCCTGTTAATCATGTTCTGAAATAAATCACGCAATAAGGACCAAGCAACAAAGGATTTACTTCTGTTACAACTGTTTCATATGGTGGGCTATTCAGCATAGGAGATAAGATCATAAGGCTACCTTGGGACATAACTGGATAAAATCATTGTTTAGAAGGAATAACCTTTTAGTTGCATCAgtcttcaattttcatttttactttcttttgttGGTGAGTTGGGAGGGAAGGCAGGAATGGAGACTACGAGATAGCATCAATCATGTGGTTACTACCGTGAGCCATTCACCTAAGTACAGGCTTCAAGTGCTCTGGATCATTATAGAAGCAGCAACCATAGCAAACACCAGGACCCTGTGCAGAGCTCTAGTCCATATGCAGATGCGGTTCTCTTGGTGCTAATTTACCATAATTGTCCTGGAAAATTGGAATAGCTTTGAAACCTCCGCAATCtttagtttgtttttgtgtAAATTGATTTTTATATGCAATTCTATTTGCTCATTGTTCACCATCCAGAGTTTTACAAGTGGACTGGATGACCTTTTAAGAACTGTAAAATAGCTTTTTAAATAGACTTGAAAATTTCAGTTGACATCTTAATCAACCTCATAAAGGACTTGAACCAGTCATAATGCTCATATGATCAGTCCACTCCCTTCAACAGATTTTTCAAATCTTATTTTGCACAAACACCTAGAAAATTGGGCAGAAAGAAATGCATATATGTACAATGTGCCGTTGATACCTTTCAAACATCTCCCAGAGATCGCCATACTGTTTAGCAGATACGCCACAGAGAAATAACACGTAGGCTGACCACATAATAGCCCACAATAAGAAAAGTCCGACAGGTCTCCAAGAGAAAACAGGGGGTAGCTCTGATTGATTAATAACTTTCTCCTGTTGTTGACAACTATCACTTGAGGAGTTATCTTCAACTTCACCATATCTCCTCAGTAGCAACAGTTTCCTAGGAGTATCTGGACCATATCCTAATAAAAGAATCATCTGGCACAAAAGTGAATATTTTTTAATACGCATGAGTAGGCAAGAAACATACGAAACATGCCAGAAAATCatctttttagattttttttatatttgataaGAAACATAACTTCTAACTTCATTAACAGATTGGAAGATAATTTCTTAATTACATCAAGCATGATAAGTCAATGAAAAAAGGGGCATACTGGAATTAGGAGAATCATAGGATAAAGAGACAGATGTGTTGCTATAACCCACCCAAAAGCAGCCAAGGGAACCAGTCCTGCAGTACATCAGAAGAAGAATATCAGATAGGAAACTTTATGTAAAAAGCAGCCCAATCCATTGACCTAAATGCCTTCACCCATTCCTGAATCAAATTCTAATATCTCACCTTAAAGCATAAATTTGGGAAAAATATTTGTCAAACACAAGTAAAAGAATATCTTCCTTGAGAAAGTTTAGAACATTGGAATCAGAAAATTAATCAATCATGATTAGATGTGCTAAGATCATATGACTGGAACTGCATGGTATCAATACCACTTAAGTCCGCATTTTCAGTGTCATCAATTGATACTGCTTCACTTAGAGttataatgaaattttaaagaACTAAAATGTTTATGCACAATAAAGCTGTCTCCTGTAATAAGATCATAATTTGTCTGTAATTAACTTTATGTCACAACTCACAACAATATAAAGGCGGGGACTTGTGTGGGTAATGCTTACAACATG harbors:
- the LOC126619572 gene encoding uncharacterized protein LOC126619572 isoform X1; this encodes MGGGISAIQARSHLLPKNLNLSSRPEVSTPLTSLRRLAEGYWLKQSSMSPYAGSMYHGSPLLLSLLGPLTVKRFEGQPNHLLCSLVYVVADVLNAMLIRATGQTLQVAYRQSLKSLDLDTTLESIEVLPSGDIAALVYLWNPFTIVACVGLSTSPIENFAIILALYGACKRLVPLAAFGWVIATHLSLYPMILLIPMILLLGYGPDTPRKLLLLRRYGEVEDNSSSDSCQQQEKVINQSELPPVFSWRPVGLFLLWAIMWSAYVLFLCGVSAKQYGDLWEMFERMYGFILTVQDLSPNIGVLWYFFAEVFDFFRNFFLIVFQMNILFLIFPLAIRLKHRPCFLAFVYITISSMLKSYPSVGDSALYFGLLGWFVNELSEMRFSFCLFSVYVGISLLSPVMHNLWIWRGTGNANFYFATAITYACLQIVLVIESVSAMLNHDRKLRKLLNTKIHVDKS
- the LOC126619572 gene encoding uncharacterized protein LOC126619572 isoform X2, which gives rise to MQDLCTMDLLCCSHFSGHSQSSVGNLLNILIGAADLKGNLIIFSADVLNAMLIRATGQTLQVAYRQSLKSLDLDTTLESIEVLPSGDIAALVYLWNPFTIVACVGLSTSPIENFAIILALYGACKRLVPLAAFGWVIATHLSLYPMILLIPMILLLGYGPDTPRKLLLLRRYGEVEDNSSSDSCQQQEKVINQSELPPVFSWRPVGLFLLWAIMWSAYVLFLCGVSAKQYGDLWEMFERMYGFILTVQDLSPNIGVLWYFFAEVFDFFRNFFLIVFQMNILFLIFPLAIRLKHRPCFLAFVYITISSMLKSYPSVGDSALYFGLLGWFVNELSEMRFSFCLFSVYVGISLLSPVMHNLWIWRGTGNANFYFATAITYACLQIVLVIESVSAMLNHDRKLRKLLNTKIHVDKS
- the LOC126619572 gene encoding uncharacterized protein LOC126619572 isoform X3; its protein translation is MQDLCTMDLLCCSHFSGHSQSSDLKGNLIIFSADVLNAMLIRATGQTLQVAYRQSLKSLDLDTTLESIEVLPSGDIAALVYLWNPFTIVACVGLSTSPIENFAIILALYGACKRLVPLAAFGWVIATHLSLYPMILLIPMILLLGYGPDTPRKLLLLRRYGEVEDNSSSDSCQQQEKVINQSELPPVFSWRPVGLFLLWAIMWSAYVLFLCGVSAKQYGDLWEMFERMYGFILTVQDLSPNIGVLWYFFAEVFDFFRNFFLIVFQMNILFLIFPLAIRLKHRPCFLAFVYITISSMLKSYPSVGDSALYFGLLGWFVNELSEMRFSFCLFSVYVGISLLSPVMHNLWIWRGTGNANFYFATAITYACLQIVLVIESVSAMLNHDRKLRKLLNTKIHVDKS